Proteins from a single region of Veillonellaceae bacterium:
- the nirJ2 gene encoding putative heme d1 biosynthesis radical SAM protein NirJ2 produces MIISWNTTQACNIKCIHCYRDAGTRRSDELSTEEGKKLLSEMAKAGFKIIILSGGEPLFRSDIYELISHARSVGMRPVLGTNGILITDEVAVKLKEAGLARAGISLDSTDKKQHDWFRQCEGAWDQTMRGMEACRNAGLPFQVHTTAMSWNEAEITKITDLAVEVGAAAHHVFFLVPTGRGKDIEDTTLKTAQYEALLERILDKQNEVSIELKPTCAPQFMRIAKQRNMAMRFTRGCLAGTGYCVILPNGDVHPCPYLPIKVGNVREKEFDAIWRDSSLFNELRHEELKGGCGRCGYDKICGGCRARAYYYSDGDYLAEEPWCDYGR; encoded by the coding sequence ATGATTATTTCGTGGAATACCACACAAGCTTGCAATATAAAGTGTATTCACTGTTACCGCGATGCGGGTACAAGACGCTCTGATGAACTTTCAACCGAAGAAGGTAAAAAACTGCTATCAGAGATGGCCAAAGCTGGGTTTAAAATTATAATTTTAAGCGGTGGCGAACCACTTTTCAGATCTGATATTTACGAGTTAATTAGTCATGCTCGCAGTGTTGGCATGAGACCTGTTCTTGGCACAAACGGTATCCTGATTACTGATGAAGTAGCTGTAAAGCTAAAGGAAGCCGGTCTTGCGCGGGCAGGAATTAGTTTAGACAGTACTGATAAGAAACAGCACGATTGGTTTAGGCAATGTGAAGGTGCCTGGGATCAAACAATGCGAGGGATGGAAGCATGCCGTAATGCTGGTCTTCCGTTCCAAGTTCATACAACGGCAATGAGCTGGAATGAAGCTGAAATTACTAAGATAACTGATTTAGCAGTTGAAGTGGGTGCCGCCGCGCATCATGTGTTTTTTCTAGTACCTACAGGACGTGGTAAGGATATTGAGGATACTACGTTAAAAACTGCTCAATACGAAGCATTACTTGAACGCATTCTTGATAAGCAGAATGAAGTTTCAATTGAATTAAAACCAACATGCGCTCCCCAATTTATGAGGATTGCGAAACAGCGCAATATGGCAATGAGATTTACGCGCGGTTGCCTCGCTGGAACCGGATATTGCGTAATACTGCCAAATGGAGATGTGCATCCTTGTCCATATCTGCCAATAAAGGTTGGCAATGTACGTGAGAAAGAATTTGATGCAATATGGCGTGACAGCAGTTTATTTAATGAACTGCGTCATGAAGAGCTTAAAGGCGGCTGTGGTCGCTGCGGTTATGATAAAATTTGCGGAGGCTGCAGAGCTAGAGCTTATTATTATTCTGATGGTGATTATTTAGCTGAAGAGCCGTGGTGTGACTACGGACGATAA
- the trxA gene encoding thioredoxin, whose protein sequence is MSLVNIQNETEFDELVLKADKAVLVDFWAPWCGPCKMVGPEVEALSNDYEGKAIVAKVNVDEQQSLASKYNVMSIPTLLVFKDGQETKRIVGFRPKKELGAALDSVM, encoded by the coding sequence ATGTCGTTGGTAAATATTCAAAACGAAACTGAATTTGATGAATTAGTGTTGAAAGCCGATAAGGCGGTATTAGTTGATTTTTGGGCGCCCTGGTGCGGACCTTGTAAGATGGTTGGACCCGAGGTGGAAGCTTTATCAAACGATTATGAAGGCAAAGCTATTGTCGCAAAAGTAAACGTTGATGAGCAGCAGTCTCTAGCATCAAAATATAATGTTATGAGTATACCTACTCTATTAGTATTTAAAGATGGACAGGAAACCAAACGTATTGTTGGCTTTCGGCCGAAAAAAGAACTTGGTGCTGCCCTTGACAGTGTTATGTAA
- a CDS encoding Nif3-like dinuclear metal center hexameric protein, whose translation MPIKCQSIINELEKLAPRDLAEDWDNVGLLVGSPDQDISKILIALDVTDNVVDQAITNNSDMIVTHHPLIFKGIKNIRTDLPHGKLLAKLIKNDIAVYTAHTNLDIAAGGINDILASKLNLTNVQSLSPGHSEKLLKLAVFVPDTHAEAVRAAICDAGAGHVGNYSHCTFQTDGTGTFMPLEGTNPFLGSQGELEQVREVRLETVMSEKICNKVIKAMLKAHPYEEVAYDLYQLANTRPQLGLGRIGSLSAPKSLAEFVDEVKQALGINLVNVAGPENKSIWKVAVCGGSGASLIHSAAFAGADVLVTGDVKYHEAQEAVAAGIVIVDAGHFATEVVIVDYLSNYLGAQARNEKWGIEIITDNIRTDIFRRY comes from the coding sequence ATGCCTATAAAATGCCAATCAATAATTAATGAACTCGAAAAGCTTGCGCCGCGCGATTTAGCGGAAGATTGGGATAATGTAGGTCTCCTGGTAGGAAGTCCAGACCAGGATATTTCTAAAATCTTAATTGCACTGGACGTTACTGATAATGTTGTTGATCAAGCTATAACTAATAATTCTGACATGATTGTGACGCATCATCCGTTGATTTTTAAGGGCATCAAGAATATTCGTACTGATTTGCCTCATGGAAAGCTATTGGCTAAGCTTATAAAGAATGATATTGCAGTTTATACTGCTCATACTAATCTTGATATAGCTGCAGGTGGAATAAACGATATCTTAGCGAGCAAGTTAAACTTGACTAATGTCCAATCATTATCCCCGGGTCATAGTGAAAAGCTACTTAAACTGGCAGTATTCGTGCCGGATACTCATGCAGAGGCAGTTCGGGCCGCGATATGCGACGCCGGGGCAGGGCATGTCGGTAACTATAGCCACTGTACCTTTCAGACCGACGGTACTGGCACTTTTATGCCGCTAGAGGGTACTAATCCGTTTCTCGGCAGTCAAGGCGAGTTGGAGCAGGTACGGGAAGTGCGTTTAGAAACTGTTATGTCTGAGAAAATATGCAATAAGGTAATTAAGGCTATGCTGAAGGCTCACCCATATGAAGAGGTTGCATATGATTTATACCAACTTGCCAATACCCGGCCTCAGTTAGGGCTAGGACGTATTGGCAGTTTGTCTGCGCCTAAATCGTTGGCCGAGTTTGTGGATGAGGTAAAGCAAGCTTTAGGAATAAATTTGGTTAACGTCGCCGGACCTGAGAATAAATCTATCTGGAAGGTTGCCGTCTGTGGCGGCAGTGGAGCTAGCTTAATTCATTCAGCAGCTTTCGCCGGTGCTGATGTACTTGTTACCGGCGACGTAAAATACCATGAAGCCCAGGAAGCCGTTGCCGCAGGCATAGTTATTGTTGATGCCGGACACTTTGCTACAGAAGTTGTTATTGTTGATTACCTTAGTAATTACCTAGGGGCCCAAGCTCGTAATGAGAAATGGGGTATTGAAATTATTACCGATAATATTAGAACAGATATTTTTCGTCGTTATTAG
- a CDS encoding SAM-dependent methyltransferase gives MRLSARLQAVANLVEGGTTLADIGTDHAYLPIFLVQEKIVSRAVAGEVSLGPYKAAQQAIENAGLQDSINLRLGNGLQVIKPAEIETAVIAGMGGATIINILQSAPEVVASLKRLIVQPMIAAASVRQWFTKNGWQIVDEVLILDDGRLYEIIAAEHGKSAEFENILYEIGPILWDKKPPLLSVHIDQLINQTKRVIDEMTAGKNFSAKYYEYNEKLRGLEAKKACL, from the coding sequence TTGCGACTTAGCGCACGATTACAAGCTGTTGCTAACCTGGTTGAGGGTGGGACAACTTTAGCTGATATTGGAACAGATCATGCTTACTTACCTATATTTTTAGTTCAAGAAAAAATCGTTTCGCGGGCAGTCGCAGGCGAAGTTAGTCTGGGTCCATATAAAGCGGCGCAGCAAGCTATAGAAAATGCCGGACTGCAGGATAGTATAAATTTAAGACTGGGAAACGGGTTGCAAGTTATTAAACCGGCTGAAATTGAGACAGCTGTGATAGCTGGTATGGGCGGAGCTACAATAATTAATATTCTCCAAAGCGCGCCGGAAGTTGTTGCCTCTCTCAAACGCCTAATTGTTCAGCCGATGATAGCAGCAGCATCTGTCCGCCAATGGTTTACTAAAAACGGTTGGCAGATTGTCGATGAGGTCTTAATCTTAGACGATGGTAGACTTTATGAAATAATTGCTGCCGAACATGGTAAATCAGCAGAATTTGAAAACATATTATATGAAATAGGCCCAATTCTGTGGGATAAAAAGCCGCCCTTACTGTCGGTTCATATAGATCAATTGATAAATCAGACAAAACGAGTTATAGATGAGATGACAGCAGGCAAAAACTTTTCAGCAAAATATTATGAATATAACGAAAAGCTTCGCGGATTGGAGGCTAAGAAGGCATGCCTATAA
- the rpoD gene encoding RNA polymerase sigma factor RpoD, which yields MTEKKNIINDHVSELLHKGKKRGGVLTYGEIMDTLQSDDLSPDEIDDMYEVFSNKGIEIVDEIPEVESLDGSEMSEIEETAPEEADVDLTIPEGISIDDPVRMYLKEIGRVPLLSAEEEVSLAKRMEGGDEEAKRRLAEANLRLVVSIAKRYVGRGMLFLDLIQEGNLGLIKAVEKFDYSKGYKFSTYATWWIRQAITRAIADQARTIRIPVHMVETINKLIRVSRQLLQELGREPSPEEIAREMDISVERVREIMKIAQEPVSLETPIGEEEDSHLGDFIEDQDAPAPAEAASFMLLKEQLEEVLETLTPREEKVLRLRFGLDDGRARTLEEVGQHFGVTRERIRQIEAKALRKLRHPSRSKKLKDFLE from the coding sequence ATGACTGAGAAAAAGAATATCATTAATGATCACGTAAGTGAATTGCTGCATAAAGGAAAAAAACGTGGCGGCGTACTGACGTATGGCGAAATCATGGATACTCTCCAAAGTGATGATTTGTCTCCTGATGAGATTGATGATATGTACGAAGTTTTTTCCAATAAGGGAATTGAGATAGTGGATGAAATTCCCGAAGTCGAGAGCTTAGATGGTTCGGAAATGTCTGAAATTGAAGAAACAGCTCCGGAAGAGGCCGATGTTGATCTGACCATTCCTGAAGGTATTAGTATTGACGACCCGGTTCGCATGTACCTAAAAGAAATTGGTCGTGTACCGCTTTTATCCGCCGAAGAAGAGGTAAGTCTAGCTAAACGTATGGAGGGCGGAGATGAGGAGGCAAAGAGGCGACTGGCTGAGGCTAACCTCCGCCTGGTAGTGAGCATTGCTAAGCGCTATGTTGGACGCGGAATGCTTTTTCTGGACTTAATTCAAGAAGGTAATTTAGGGCTTATAAAAGCTGTTGAAAAATTCGATTATAGTAAAGGCTATAAATTCAGCACTTATGCTACTTGGTGGATTCGCCAAGCTATTACACGGGCTATTGCCGACCAAGCACGCACAATCAGAATACCTGTGCATATGGTAGAAACCATAAACAAGCTAATCCGAGTATCTCGTCAATTGCTGCAAGAGTTAGGCCGGGAGCCAAGTCCTGAAGAAATTGCCCGCGAGATGGATATAAGCGTGGAACGAGTTAGAGAGATAATGAAAATCGCTCAGGAACCTGTATCACTAGAAACTCCGATAGGTGAAGAAGAAGACTCGCATCTAGGCGATTTTATTGAAGATCAGGATGCGCCTGCTCCTGCGGAAGCTGCTTCCTTCATGTTGCTCAAAGAGCAACTAGAAGAAGTACTTGAGACATTAACACCAAGAGAAGAAAAAGTCCTTAGGCTTCGCTTTGGGTTAGACGATGGACGCGCGCGTACCCTAGAAGAGGTTGGACAGCATTTTGGTGTTACTAGGGAACGTATCCGTCAAATTGAAGCAAAAGCTCTTCGAAAATTGCGTCATCCAAGCCGTAGTAAAAAACTAAAAGATTTTCTCGAGTAA
- a CDS encoding DNA primase gives MKYVITDDFINRLRAESNIIGIISEYIPLKKKGRNYWGCCPFHHEKTPSFSVAPDKGFFYCFGCQSGGNVFNFLMKIENIGFMDAVKVLAQKMNIQLPEVEKSEQELARERLLAELFRVNEMARDFYYSCLVNTSYGQSAREYLASRGITIQVIEKFKLGFAPPHWDKLSQAFMGRGIDRQLLINVGLAVERSHGNGIYDRFRNRIMFPIANIRGKVIGFGGRVLDDSQPKYLNSPETPIFNKRHILYGMEHAFKSIRDSGKAIVVEGYMDAISAHIANLKNVVASLGTAFTPDQAKQILRLADEIIFAYDSDAAGRNATVRALSIVQELGAKVRVLSIPDDKDPDEYIKNHGAVAFNDLISNADGLIEYQIKQALKEIDYSSLEGKVAVVSRIIPVLAGSKNAVEVNSHIAHVSQLLAIDEGAIRSELSKFMRHAQKDKTVSLGKTINNISLINKPSEAVEQAERNIIRLIYDNNNLIKDVKTSLATVDFQDENRQEIIKSIIDAYNMGKNISDTAWCTNLSDSANAELSHIMLMEVPTDNVDKLIDDCMRTIRLAHLNALYEEHRLRADELERMGDSRFLQELAESQRIKDEIKKLHN, from the coding sequence ATGAAATATGTAATTACAGATGATTTTATTAATAGATTACGCGCCGAAAGTAATATTATTGGCATTATTTCGGAATATATTCCTTTGAAGAAAAAAGGAAGAAATTACTGGGGCTGTTGTCCTTTTCACCATGAGAAAACGCCCTCATTTTCAGTAGCGCCGGACAAAGGCTTTTTTTACTGTTTTGGCTGTCAGTCAGGCGGTAATGTTTTTAATTTTTTGATGAAAATTGAAAATATCGGTTTTATGGATGCTGTAAAAGTGTTAGCGCAGAAGATGAATATCCAGTTGCCTGAAGTGGAAAAGTCTGAGCAGGAGTTGGCCAGGGAGCGGCTGTTAGCAGAATTGTTTAGAGTTAACGAAATGGCCCGGGATTTTTATTATTCCTGCCTTGTTAATACAAGTTACGGACAGAGTGCTCGCGAATATTTAGCATCACGCGGAATAACCATACAGGTTATTGAAAAATTCAAGCTTGGGTTCGCGCCCCCGCATTGGGATAAATTATCACAAGCGTTTATGGGGCGGGGGATAGATAGACAGTTATTAATTAATGTCGGCCTGGCTGTCGAGCGTTCACACGGAAATGGAATATATGATCGATTTCGTAATCGCATTATGTTTCCTATCGCCAATATTCGAGGGAAAGTGATTGGGTTTGGCGGAAGGGTACTTGATGATAGCCAACCTAAATATTTAAACTCACCTGAAACGCCGATTTTTAATAAGCGGCACATTCTATACGGCATGGAGCATGCATTTAAAAGTATCCGCGATTCGGGTAAAGCCATTGTCGTTGAAGGATATATGGACGCAATCTCAGCGCATATAGCAAACCTTAAAAACGTAGTGGCTTCGTTAGGAACAGCCTTTACTCCGGATCAAGCAAAACAGATATTGCGCTTGGCGGATGAAATAATTTTTGCTTATGATAGTGATGCTGCCGGTAGGAATGCGACAGTTCGTGCTTTATCGATTGTTCAGGAATTGGGAGCTAAGGTAAGGGTTTTATCTATTCCTGATGATAAAGACCCTGATGAGTATATAAAAAATCATGGTGCTGTCGCTTTTAATGATTTGATTTCAAATGCTGATGGACTTATTGAATATCAGATCAAGCAGGCATTAAAGGAGATTGATTATTCAAGCCTGGAAGGCAAAGTCGCAGTTGTTTCTAGGATAATCCCCGTCTTAGCAGGATCTAAAAATGCAGTAGAGGTAAATAGTCATATTGCTCATGTATCCCAATTGTTAGCTATTGATGAAGGGGCTATCCGGAGCGAACTGAGCAAATTTATGAGACATGCGCAAAAGGATAAAACTGTAAGTTTGGGAAAGACTATAAACAATATATCGTTAATAAACAAGCCATCTGAGGCAGTTGAACAAGCTGAAAGAAATATTATTCGCTTAATTTATGATAATAATAATCTGATAAAAGATGTAAAAACGAGTCTCGCTACTGTGGACTTTCAAGATGAAAATCGTCAAGAAATAATTAAATCTATTATTGACGCGTATAATATGGGAAAAAATATTTCAGATACAGCTTGGTGTACAAATCTAAGTGATTCAGCTAATGCCGAGTTATCGCATATTATGTTGATGGAAGTCCCTACAGACAACGTAGATAAACTTATCGATGATTGTATGCGAACTATTCGTTTAGCGCATCTTAACGCATTATACGAAGAACATCGGCTACGCGCTGATGAATTAGAACGCATGGGGGATAGTCGCTTTCTGCAGGAATTAGCGGAAAGTCAGCGAATAAAAGATGAAATTAAGAAATTACACAATTGA
- a CDS encoding deoxyguanosinetriphosphate triphosphohydrolase: MSIRERIEAQEYKILSSFASKSREAVRMNNEEFCDFRTAFQRDRDRIIHSKAFRRLKHKTQVYISPGDHYRMRMTHSLEVAQISRTIARGLMLNEDLTEAIALGHDVGHTPFGHAGEYALRDIIGHYNHNEQSLRVVEHLERSGQGLNLTVDVKDGILNHTGPNKPFTLEGNIIRFGDRIAYLCHDYDDGIRAGMIKPVDLPEQVSRVLGTNPSTMITVMVSDIITTSSGISEICMSNNVQKAMEKFREFMFDKIYHSADLEPDRKKAKYVVQKLYEYFMANPRSLPQEFLEREDKWGLQQTVVDYIAGLTDMYAINLFEQLFIPAKWIRT; this comes from the coding sequence ATGAGTATTCGTGAACGAATAGAAGCGCAGGAATATAAAATATTATCATCTTTTGCCAGTAAAAGCCGTGAAGCAGTTCGGATGAATAACGAAGAGTTCTGTGATTTTCGTACTGCATTTCAGCGCGATAGGGATAGAATAATTCATAGCAAGGCTTTCCGTCGGTTAAAACACAAGACACAGGTCTATATATCGCCAGGTGATCATTATCGCATGCGTATGACTCATAGCTTAGAAGTAGCGCAGATTTCTCGTACAATTGCGCGGGGGTTAATGTTGAATGAAGATTTGACTGAGGCAATCGCGTTGGGGCATGATGTTGGCCATACCCCGTTTGGTCATGCTGGTGAGTATGCGCTTCGTGATATTATCGGACATTACAATCATAACGAGCAAAGTTTGCGGGTCGTGGAGCATCTGGAGCGCAGCGGCCAGGGCCTTAATTTGACTGTAGATGTCAAAGATGGAATTCTCAATCATACAGGCCCCAATAAGCCATTTACACTTGAAGGCAATATTATAAGATTCGGCGATCGGATAGCGTATTTATGTCATGATTATGACGACGGAATCCGAGCTGGAATGATTAAGCCAGTAGATTTACCGGAACAAGTCAGCCGGGTACTGGGGACTAATCCGTCTACTATGATTACTGTCATGGTCTCAGATATTATAACTACTTCTAGTGGTATTAGTGAAATCTGCATGTCCAATAATGTTCAAAAGGCAATGGAAAAATTCCGCGAATTCATGTTTGATAAAATATACCATTCAGCCGATCTTGAGCCTGATCGTAAAAAGGCAAAGTATGTAGTGCAAAAATTATATGAGTATTTTATGGCCAACCCCCGAAGTCTGCCGCAAGAGTTTCTTGAGCGTGAAGATAAGTGGGGACTGCAGCAGACTGTAGTTGACTATATTGCCGGGCTTACTGATATGTACGCTATTAACCTGTTTGAACAGCTATTTATTCCTGCTAAATGGATAAGAACGTAA
- a CDS encoding organic solvent tolerance protein OstA: MKAKVFIFCILLTIFSMSSVFAAAPVITADQQYFDISSGLHVLKGNVHIEHNGRIVTAGEAKTNLVEIWGSGGITFTQDDIRFVGSNVYVYFPSNTAKIDGGVEFSRPGIEINAERVDFNWKSKVAVFNGNVQIMQNGKSWQTNSISYNVISNTIY, translated from the coding sequence GTGAAGGCAAAAGTATTTATATTCTGCATCTTGCTGACAATCTTTTCTATGTCCAGTGTATTCGCAGCTGCACCGGTTATAACTGCTGACCAGCAATATTTTGACATAAGTTCAGGTCTCCATGTTTTAAAAGGTAATGTACATATTGAGCACAATGGACGCATTGTCACAGCCGGCGAGGCAAAGACTAATTTAGTCGAGATATGGGGCTCCGGCGGTATAACATTTACGCAAGATGACATCAGATTCGTCGGCAGCAATGTTTATGTTTATTTTCCGAGTAATACCGCGAAAATCGATGGCGGAGTTGAATTCTCACGACCAGGTATTGAAATTAATGCTGAACGTGTAGATTTTAACTGGAAAAGTAAAGTTGCCGTATTCAACGGCAATGTTCAGATTATGCAAAACGGAAAAAGCTGGCAAACAAACAGCATCAGCTATAACGTTATTTCAAACACAATTTACTAA
- a CDS encoding glycine--tRNA ligase subunit beta codes for MSKDILLEIGTEEIPARFMPGILTQLEANAKAKLIDMRIGFSDLQVFGTPRRFALLVRGVAGRQEDKESANKGPSINIAFDKSGAPTKAAQGFARGQGIDVNDLVVKDGYVYAMVKETGRNVDDLLPEILPGIVTSLNFPKNMHWGNLDMRFVRPIRWIVALYGNEVIPFAIAGVESSNVTRGHRFLSKGEISIESADEYFGKLAENHVMVDQSVRRKVIREQVEKIAVNQGGIAAIDEDLLEEVVFLVEYPTALCGRFEEEYLALPQEAIITPMREHQRYFPVVSNEGKLLPVFITVRNGGSDYIDIVRQGNERVLKARLADARFFFEEDKKIALADRVDKLKTIVFQEGLGTLYDKTQRINKLAVLIAERLGADQAMVLDTSRAAVLAKADLVTAMVNEFTELQGIMGREYALLSGEKPSVATAVYEHYLPRFAGDALPESLAGRAISIADKIDNIVATFSRGLIPTGSQDPYALRRQALGIVNTIIAAQYNLSLTEIVAEAAKLLGISDSDSDKLLNEIYEFFRLRIKNVLSDEEIRYDVIDAVMAAGIDDLYDTVLRARAVTGVIGSDHIRKAIQAFTRAGNLAKNASSSTINPDLLSQEAERALYQEYINTKQAVSEFLDIKDYSAVLKALSELAEPIDKFFDAVMVMDKDEAIRNNRLALLKSITQTALSVADLSKLVEL; via the coding sequence ATGTCAAAAGATATATTACTTGAAATAGGTACCGAGGAGATCCCTGCAAGATTTATGCCTGGCATACTTACGCAGTTAGAAGCTAATGCCAAAGCAAAGTTAATCGATATGCGGATTGGATTCAGTGATTTACAAGTCTTTGGTACGCCAAGACGTTTTGCATTGCTAGTACGGGGCGTTGCCGGCCGCCAAGAGGATAAAGAAAGCGCGAACAAAGGTCCGTCAATAAACATTGCTTTTGATAAGAGCGGGGCGCCTACTAAGGCAGCACAAGGCTTTGCAAGGGGTCAGGGCATTGACGTAAACGATCTGGTAGTCAAGGATGGCTATGTATATGCCATGGTAAAGGAGACAGGGCGGAACGTTGATGATTTACTGCCGGAAATACTGCCTGGGATAGTAACTAGTCTTAATTTCCCCAAAAACATGCACTGGGGTAATCTTGATATGCGCTTTGTCCGTCCCATTCGTTGGATCGTTGCGCTGTATGGCAATGAGGTTATTCCCTTTGCCATAGCCGGGGTAGAAAGCAGTAATGTTACGCGCGGCCATCGTTTCTTATCAAAAGGTGAAATTTCAATAGAATCTGCTGATGAATACTTTGGTAAGTTGGCAGAAAACCATGTTATGGTTGATCAATCCGTGCGGCGTAAAGTAATCCGTGAACAGGTTGAGAAAATTGCGGTAAATCAAGGCGGCATCGCAGCTATTGATGAAGATTTACTAGAGGAGGTTGTATTCCTAGTCGAATATCCGACTGCGTTGTGCGGGCGGTTTGAAGAGGAATATTTAGCCTTGCCGCAAGAGGCTATCATTACGCCAATGCGTGAACATCAACGCTATTTTCCTGTAGTTTCTAATGAGGGCAAATTACTGCCGGTATTTATCACTGTTCGTAACGGCGGCTCAGATTATATTGATATTGTTCGGCAGGGTAACGAACGTGTTCTAAAGGCAAGATTAGCCGATGCGCGGTTCTTTTTTGAAGAAGATAAGAAGATCGCCTTGGCAGATAGAGTAGATAAGCTAAAAACAATTGTGTTCCAAGAGGGGCTTGGGACTTTATATGATAAAACACAGCGCATCAACAAGTTAGCTGTTTTAATTGCCGAAAGATTGGGTGCGGACCAAGCAATGGTCTTAGACACTTCACGAGCAGCTGTTTTGGCAAAGGCTGATCTTGTTACGGCAATGGTTAATGAATTTACTGAACTCCAAGGAATAATGGGGCGGGAATATGCTTTGCTAAGCGGTGAGAAGCCGTCAGTAGCAACTGCTGTTTATGAACATTATTTACCGAGATTTGCCGGGGATGCTCTGCCAGAAAGTCTCGCAGGCCGAGCTATTAGTATTGCTGATAAGATAGATAATATAGTTGCAACTTTTAGTCGCGGTCTTATTCCAACTGGATCGCAGGATCCCTATGCTCTCAGAAGACAAGCGCTAGGGATTGTTAACACTATAATAGCGGCCCAATATAACCTGTCTTTAACCGAAATAGTCGCAGAAGCAGCCAAGTTGCTGGGAATTAGCGACAGTGATTCTGATAAACTGCTTAACGAAATATATGAATTTTTCCGTCTTCGCATAAAAAATGTTTTGTCTGATGAAGAAATTCGTTATGATGTTATTGATGCTGTTATGGCTGCAGGTATAGATGATCTTTACGACACTGTACTTCGGGCTAGGGCTGTTACAGGAGTAATAGGCAGTGATCATATACGTAAAGCTATTCAAGCATTTACACGAGCTGGAAACTTAGCAAAAAATGCGTCTTCCAGCACGATTAACCCTGATCTCTTGAGTCAAGAGGCTGAAAGGGCTCTTTATCAGGAATATATTAATACAAAACAAGCTGTAAGTGAATTTTTAGACATCAAGGACTACTCGGCTGTTTTAAAGGCATTATCAGAATTAGCCGAACCGATCGATAAGTTTTTTGATGCGGTTATGGTTATGGATAAGGACGAGGCTATTCGGAATAATCGGCTAGCCTTGCTGAAGTCTATTACCCAAACCGCCTTAAGTGTTGCTGATTTGAGCAAATTGGTTGAATTATAA
- the glyQ gene encoding glycine--tRNA ligase subunit alpha: MTFQEIILALQNFWAEQNCILQQPYDIEKGAGTMNPATFLRALGPEPWNVAYVEPSRRPNDGRYGDNPNRLFQHHQFQVIMKPSPDNIQELYLQSLARLGIDPDKHDIRFVEDNWESPTLGAWGLGWEVWLDGMEITQFTYFQQVGGIDVKPVSVEITYGLERMAMYIQGKENVYDIEWVNGITYGDVFHRNEVEQSTYNFEIADISLLFKLFDMYEKEAMRIIEAGYVLPAYDYVLKCSHAFNLLDARGAISVSERTGFIGRVRHMARLCAQAYIEQREKLGYPLLKGGK, from the coding sequence ATGACATTTCAGGAAATAATACTAGCTCTGCAAAATTTTTGGGCTGAGCAAAACTGCATTTTACAGCAACCTTATGATATTGAAAAAGGTGCTGGTACAATGAATCCCGCCACATTTCTAAGGGCTTTAGGACCGGAACCATGGAATGTGGCCTATGTCGAACCATCGCGTCGTCCTAATGATGGCCGCTATGGCGATAATCCTAACCGCCTGTTTCAGCATCATCAGTTTCAAGTTATTATGAAACCATCACCTGACAATATACAGGAACTGTACTTGCAAAGTCTGGCGCGGTTAGGAATCGATCCCGATAAACATGACATAAGATTTGTTGAGGACAATTGGGAATCACCAACCCTTGGAGCTTGGGGGCTAGGCTGGGAAGTATGGCTCGATGGTATGGAGATTACTCAATTCACCTACTTTCAGCAGGTCGGCGGCATAGACGTAAAGCCTGTTTCTGTTGAAATAACATATGGTTTAGAACGGATGGCAATGTATATCCAAGGTAAGGAAAATGTCTACGATATTGAATGGGTCAACGGTATTACATATGGCGATGTTTTCCATCGCAATGAAGTAGAACAATCAACCTACAACTTTGAGATTGCCGATATTAGTCTTCTGTTTAAACTATTTGATATGTACGAAAAAGAGGCTATGCGCATAATCGAAGCTGGCTATGTTTTACCTGCCTACGATTACGTACTCAAATGCTCACATGCCTTCAATCTTCTAGATGCGCGCGGAGCAATCAGTGTTAGTGAGCGAACCGGCTTTATCGGCAGGGTGCGCCATATGGCGAGACTTTGTGCGCAAGCTTATATTGAGCAACGGGAAAAACTCGGTTATCCCCTGCTTAAAGGAGGTAAGTAG